The genomic DNA GTGCCGCCGCCAGGGCGGGGTCCCGGGCGATCTCCTGGAAGGACGCGTTGTTCGGCCCGGAGGCGGCGTACGTGTCCCAACCCGCCGCGGAGACGGCCACAACGCCCAGCAGGACCAGAGAAGCTCGCGCTCCAAGAGACACCCATCGGTGCGCCCCCTCCCCCCACGCCCTTTCAGCTCGGTCCGCCGCCACGGAGAGCCGCGCGGGCCGGGTTGCGCCGAACCTGACGAGTCCGTACAGCCCCGCCGACAAGGCGGCGGTCAGCATGAAATACGCCGGACGGAGCCGGAGGAGGACGAACAAGATGAACGTGGCGCAGATGGCTTGCGAGCGCCAATCCTTCCGGTCGCCGCCGGCCAATCCCAGCACGAGCAAGGGACAGGCCAGCGTCCCCAGGTTCAAGAACCGTGACGGGATGGTCGTGACCACCAGCCGCACGAACCGATTCTCAGGCGGGAGCCAGTAGAATGCGGAGAGCATCGCGGCGAGGACGCCGCTGACCGCGAGGAAACGCAGGAAGAAGCGCGTGGGCTGCGCGCCCCCCCCCCGGGGCCGATGGATGGCCAGGAGGCTGAGGACGACCGCCATCCCCACCGCAGGGGTGACATTTGAAAGCGGGGGGAAGCGCCGCCGGTGGTTGTCCCAATGCAGGATGAAAGCGCCGGCGTAGTCGGCCGGGTCGGCCGGGATAACAACCGCCGCGGGCCCCGCGTGCCGGTAGAGATGGAGGAGGAGACTGGCCACCGATACGGCCAGTCCGGCCCCCCCCCACAGGAGGGCTTTTCGTTGGATGCCTGGGATAAGGGAACGGTCCCAGACCAGGCTCGCGGCCAGGCTCAAAACGAGAAACGCGCCGTGGGTCGGATGGATGGAAAGGAGAAGCCCCGCGAGAAAGGCGCCCGCTCCCCACCGTCCCATCCCCATGAGGCCTGCCGCGGCAAACGTGAGCATGAGCCCGATCAAGCCGTAGCCGCCGGGGCCTCCGAAAAGCCAGATGTGATAGGTGAACGCGTTGAAATCGGGGCCGGCCAGGTGAAGAATGAACGGCGCCGCCAGGGCCATCAGGGGCGGAGCCTCCAGGGCGAGGACCGTGATGGTGATGGAGGAATAGACGGTGGCGCCGATGAATCCGCTCAATATCCTGGAAAGGAGCTTCTCGCCGGCGCCGAGCCTCAGCCCCAATTCCGCCGCTTGGGTCACGATCGTCCACGCTTCGCCTTGGATGATCCCCGTGGGGTCGGAAGGCCCGTATCGCACGAGACCTGCGGCGCCCTGCGCGTCTTCCACCGCATACTGCCAACCGGGGTATCCCCAACCTCCAATCACCCATCCGATCAGGGCGGACGCCAGGATCCAGCGCGCGCGTCGAGGACGATGAGGAGTGGACATCATGTGGCGCATTCTGTCTACCACCCGCCTGTTCGGCGCGTCAATTCCCGCCGTTGTTCTTGACCGGATGCGCGCTCTTGGGCAAGATCAGCTTCGCCATGAGCAGGATGAGAGGCCCTTCAGCGACGGTGAGAGTGCGTCCCCATACAAGATGAGTCAGCCCTGGGTCTCGGTGGCCATCCCCTCATGGAATGGTCGCGCCCTTCTGGAGTCCAACCTGCCCGCGGTGCTGGAAGGATGCGCAACCTTGAGCGCGGGCTGCGAGGTTCTCGTGGGAGACGACGGCGGCGCGGATGGAACCCGCGAGTGGCTCCAACACGCTTTCCCGAGCGTCGGATGCCTGCGATCCGATTCCCATCGGGGTTTCTCGGCCACGTGCAACATGCTGGCCCGGGCGGCCCGAGGCCGACTGCTTTATCTCCTGAACAACGACGCGCGCCCCGAAGCCCGCTGGCTTCAACCCTTGCTCCCCTATTTCGACGACGAGCGCGTTTTTGCCGTGGGCGGGATGGAGATCCCGTCCTCCCCGAAGGCCACGCTCAGCTACCCCCGCATGTGGTCTCGGCTGGGAATCCATTACTCGCGCTACGACGAGGCGCCCTTTCCCATGCGGGGCGGCTTCCCGATCTGTTTCGTCTCCGCCGGCCACTCGTGTTTTCGTCGATCCATGTTCCTCGACCTCGGCGGCTTCGACGAACGTTTCAGCCCGTTCTACTTCGAAGACCATGACCTCTGCATGCGGGCGCGGGGAAGAGGGTGGAAAATACTGATGGACCCGGCCAGCCGCGTGTTCCATGCGCACCAGGGCACGATCGGTACAAACTACCCCTCCGCCGTGGTCAAGGCGATCCACTGGAAGAACCGCTTCGTCCTTTCGCGTCTGCGATACTCCGGCGCATGGCCGGCGTTTTTGCGCGCGGTGGGCATACCGATCTTCCTGGCGCAGTCGATTTTTCGGTGGCGGTGGGAGGCCGTTCGAGGGTATGCCCAGTCGCGGCAGGTTTCGATCCCTCCCGATCGCGCCCCCACGCCGGAACGCCGCCCGCGTTCCGCAAAACGCATGCCCCGGTGGCCCGGCCCCCCGCCCTTGCGCGCGCTCGCCGTTCATCAGTCCGCCATCATCGGGGGGGCGGAACATAGCATCGAACTGTGGGTCACCCACGCCCCGGATTGGTTGAGGTTTACCGTGGTGCTCGGCGATGAGGGACCCCTCGCGGAGCGTCTTCGACGCGCCGGCGTGGCCGTGGAGATTCTCCCCTTTCCTCCCCTTCGAAGCGCGCAAGGACTCCGCATCCTCGGATGCGTCGGACGCCTCGCC from Nitrospirota bacterium includes the following:
- a CDS encoding glycosyltransferase codes for the protein MWRILSTTRLFGASIPAVVLDRMRALGQDQLRHEQDERPFSDGESASPYKMSQPWVSVAIPSWNGRALLESNLPAVLEGCATLSAGCEVLVGDDGGADGTREWLQHAFPSVGCLRSDSHRGFSATCNMLARAARGRLLYLLNNDARPEARWLQPLLPYFDDERVFAVGGMEIPSSPKATLSYPRMWSRLGIHYSRYDEAPFPMRGGFPICFVSAGHSCFRRSMFLDLGGFDERFSPFYFEDHDLCMRARGRGWKILMDPASRVFHAHQGTIGTNYPSAVVKAIHWKNRFVLSRLRYSGAWPAFLRAVGIPIFLAQSIFRWRWEAVRGYAQSRQVSIPPDRAPTPERRPRSAKRMPRWPGPPPLRALAVHQSAIIGGAEHSIELWVTHAPDWLRFTVVLGDEGPLAERLRRAGVAVEILPFPPLRSAQGLRILGCVGRLAQLARRERAVLIHSNTPRTNLIAAPAARLAGVPVIWHARNLIYGQMRDTDRLFSRLPHRILAISKAVESRFHRNGTCPPHVETVVHGVDTARFSPDVSPAVFRLEHGLRENDLAVGLVGRIGVGKGHDLFLQSIRRFLDRGGRGRFFIVGGAQTEAEETIERRARQLSRTLQVDPAVTFTGFREDMPAVMAGLDVVALCTEAEPLGRVVLEAMASGRPVVASRSGGVTELVEPGVTGLMFDPGSPDALAEALLQLAAGPELRARFGRAARERAVSRFSLDRHVSRMAQIYWETITSP